The segment CCCCTGGGCCGTTGCTTAGGAATACTCCATGAATTTGGCCTTTATTAAATTTATCTATCAAAACTTCAGCCTTTACATCATGCGGATAAACCTCAAGCTCAAGGCCAACGCTACAAAGCTCATTTAATATATTTCTCTTAACACCATAATCAATCACCGCAACTCTTTTTCCAATTGATTTTACACTACCATAAGATTGGTTTTTATGATCCCATCTGCTTAAAAGATGAGTATATGGCTCTTTAGTACTAACAATGCTTACATAGTTGATCTCATCGATTCTAGCGCTATTTTCTAAGGCTTTTTTAAGCTCATCTTTATCGCTAATTTCAGTAGATACATATACTCTTAAATTTCCGCTATCTCTTAGCATTTTAGTAAGATATCTAGTATCTATATCATATACTCCGAATTTGCCTTGTTCGTAAAAGAATTTGTCAATACTCTCTTTGGATCTAAAATTGCTAGGCTTAGCATTAAAATTACGCATAAAGACCCCACTAGCGTGAATTTTATTACTCTCTTTATCATCATCATTGATCCCTACAATTCCGATTTCTGGCATAGTAAATACTATGAATTGACCAGCATAACTAGGGTCTGTGATGATCTCTTCATATCCAGTTAGCGAGGTATTAAAAACTAATTCACCAAAGGCACTTCCGCCCTTGCCAAATGCCTTAGCTTCCATATAAATGCCATTTTCTAAATAAATATACGCTTTCATTATATCATCCCTCTTTTACTAAGCTCTTCTTCATATAATCTTTCAAATATCAAATCATACTCATCTGTGCCTGGAATCAACTTTTTCTTATAATTATCCAAGCGATCAGCCACAATATCTTCTATTGATTCATACTGCTTTAAGTAACTCTCTATCGCACTATATATGAGATTTTTAACCCTATTTTCTGATACGCTATAATCTATTAAATTCTCTTTCCATAATCTTTGTAAAATTTCGTGAGATAAGCTACTATAACGATCATCATAAGCAAGCATCACACCAAAATCTTTAGCCAATTTTTTCTTGATTAACCAAAACATACTCTTGCGATCAACTTGCATAAAATCAATCTCATTTTCATTTTGCTCTAAAAGCTCTTTTACACGCTCTTCTAAGGCCCTTTCTTTGTTTATATCAGCATACAAAATATCTTGAGCTACAGCCACTATAGGCTCGGTTCCGCTTTTGAATTTGATAAAACCAGATTTAAATAGATCGTTTGCAATTTTTCTTGCTATGTATGGAGCATGAGGAAGTTTAATACGCATTTAAATGACCTTTATAAATTTTTAGCTAATTTTATCAAAAAAATATATAAAATCAGCTAAAAATAGCAAGATAAATTAAATTTATTTAGTTGAATTTAAATCCTTAAAAAGCTCATCATTTTTCAAAATTTGCGTAAGTTCAGCTGCTATTTGCGGATCCATTTTAGCTAAAATTGATGATATCTTTTTAGCTTCAAGTGAGTGTAAAACCTTCGCCGCTTCATCTCTTGGGAGTTCTGATATTATAGTAGCGGCTGGGGCGTCTTTCATCTTAGCATATACCTCTAATACCTTATCGCTTGTAATGCTTTTTAGCTCGGATAAAATTTTTTCATTTTTATCAAGCATATTTTTTATATTTTCTTCTTTTTGAGATATGGTCTGTAATGTCGCATTAAGCTCTTTTTCTTTGGCTAGAATTTGAGCTTCACGCTGGTTAAATAAAGTAGTAGTAGCAGCTCTATAAGCTTCTAGCTCCTGGCGTGAGCTGTCTATTAGCTCTAAATTTTTAGCGATATTTGCCTCTCTATCAGCTAAAATTTCATCACTATTAGCATATAAAAATATACTTAAAAAAAGTGTAAAATATAACTTCAAACCAACATCCTTAACGCATAGATGAGCGACGCATATTTCCTAATTCATCTAGCTCTTTACTCTCTTTTTTCTTGAGATTTTTTAGCTCTTTTTGAATCTCTTCTTTTTCCATATATTTTACTTTTTCTAGCTCTACATATGCCTTTTTATACTTAAATTCAAAATGCACAATCTCTTTTTGGATAAGTAGCATTTTCTCTTTTATCTTATCTTTTTGACTTCTTAAGAGCTTTTGTTGTTCTATGGTGGATTTGATCTTAGATGATGAGCCACTCTTTGGGAATTGACTCATATTTAACTCGGTATTAATAGCATCCATAGAGCGACTAAGCTCACGAAATGTCGCTTTGGATTTAGCTAAACTCATCTCAATTTTATTTAACTCTTCTTCTTTTACCTTGACTATTTGTGAAAATTTATTATTCATCTTAGTATTGTATCGCTCCTTTCTGGACTTGTTGATATAATGCTAACTCTAACTCCTGTTAGCTCTTCAATTCGTTTTATATATATCTTAGCATTTTGTGGAAGATCATCATATTTTCTAATCCCGCTAATACTATCCCAACCATCTAACTCTTCATAAATAGGTGTAACCTCATCTAAATTTGATGGCATATAATCTATAATCTCGCCTTTATATTTGTATGCTTTACAAATTTTAACACTCTTAAATCCATCAAGCACATCTAACTTCATCAACGCATAGCTATCTACACCATTCAATCTTGATGCATATCGCACAGCTACGGCATCTAGCCATCCACATCTTCTTCTTCTACCCGTTGTGGTGCCATACTCTTTGCCTACTTCGCACATTGTATCGCCATCTTTGCCACTATCTTGTGTTGGAAAAGCGCCATTACCAACTCTTGTGGTATAGGCTTTTAAAATTCCAATCACATTACCGATGCTTTTTGGGCTTAAACCTAGCCCAGTACAAGCTCCAGCTGAGATGGTATTTGAACTAGTAACATATGGATATGTGCCGTGATCTATATCAAGTAAGGTGCCTTGAGCTCCTTCTAGAAGGATTTTTTTATTCTCATCCATAGCGCTCCATAATATTTGAGTAGTATCAGCAATATATGGCTCAAGTGCCTCTTTAAAGCTACTAAGCTTTTGATATAGCTCATCTTTGCTAGGGATTTTCACGCCAAGGGCATCCAAATAGGCTCTATTTGATTCAAGATCACTTATTAAATTCTCGCTAAGCTCTTTTGGGTTAAGCAACTCGCCAATCCTATGCCCTGTGCGACTGATCTTATCGGCGTATGCTGGACCTATACCCTTGCCCGTGGTGCCTATGGCTTTATCGCCTTTTAATCTCTCTTTGGCTTGATCAATTAAAGAGTGGTGAGTTAAATTCAAATGCGCCCTATCGCTGATATAAAATCTCCCTTGTAAATTCTCAAATTGCGACATCTCTTCTATAAGCGCTTCTGGATTTACCACAACACCATTACCGATAATATTTATAATATTTGGATGCAAAATTCCACTTGGGATTAGGTGAAGAGCGTATTTAACGCCATTAACCCATATAGTATGGCCTGCGTTATGCCCGCCGCCACTTCTACATACTAAATCATAATTTTGTGAGAGCATATCAACTATCTTACCCTTGCCCTCATCGCCCCACTGAATTCCAACTATTAAATCCGCTTTTGTCATATCAATCCTTTTATCTGCTTCTTAAATTCTCTATCACAGCATCGCTAAATATAGCAAACCCAGCTGAAATATTACCATCTATTTCATAGCTTCCACCGCTACTTAAAACACTATTATCGCATAAAAACCTAAAAAATAGCTTATCATAATATCGCATTTTAGAGTAGTATAAAGGTGCGTATATGCGTTTTTCGTAGTTATTAGCTAGGCCTTTCATAGACCTTAATGGCTCTTTTAACTCACTTGGGGCTATAGCAATTACTGAGTCTATGTCGCTATCACTTTTTATATTTGCCAAAAGATTTAACCACGGCAGATCAAGTCCTAATATCACTTCTAATCTGCCATTTTCAAATACGCTAATTGGTAAATTCAGAAGTTGGCATATTATCTTTGGAATTTGTATATTGCTAATTTGCAAATGCGCTTCAATGCCAAATTCTTTAAAAATTTGCCCAACTATATCTATACAAGGCATAACGCTACTATCACCTAATATTTCGGCACCGATTTGATAAATTTCACTATTTGGGTATTTAAATACCGGCTGGATATAAAACCATCTTTTGGTGTTGCTGTCTTTTAGCCTTTTTGTGGCTATTCTAACCACATCTATCGTGCTATCACTGCGAAGAGCTATCTCTGAATTTTGCTTATCACTAAATCGTATTAAATTTTCAGCTTTAACGCTTTGGCGTTGATGATGGCTAAAATATGGAGTAATGATTTCGCTAAAGCCGTTATCTTCTAAGATATCGGCTGCTTTGGACTCTATACGCCTTTTTAGCTTCGCACTAGAGCCAAAATATAGCTTTGAGCCATCAGGGATATCGTGTTCGTAAATTTTTTGTGTGGATAAATTCAAATTCTCTCCTTACTCCATAATCTTATAAAATGACGCTATATATCGCTGGATGATATCGTGTTCATCTTTAATAGCTGTGATAACTAAATGCTCTAGATATACTTCACCGGCTCTATTTTTGTTATAAATTTTACCACTCCAACTACCAAAATGCTTGATATCAGACCACATTTTGGCATAAAATACATTATCATGCTTATCTGATCGTAAGACTTTTGGTTTTTTGCCGATTACATCTTCTTTGCTATATCCTGTAATTTTAGTAAAGCTATCATTAACATCAAGTATATCACCATTGACATCGCATATCAAAATACCATTAATTGAGCTTGACATTATAGCATTTGTTAAAGCGTTTTGGACTACATATCTTTGATGATCGCTAATATCTATAGCTGTGCCTATGATCTCATCAGAATCATTTAGAGTATCTAGGGCTTTAGCCTTGATCTTGGCATAAATTTGCTTTCCATCTTTTTTAAGTAGTCTTACATTGCACTCAACAAGCCTTGAGCTGCCATCTATATATCTATCTAACTCGTCTATAAATATATCGATATCATCTCTATATACGATTTTATAGATATCTTCTATAGATCCAACTCCCATATCAATGCTATTTTTATATCCCAAATACTCGACAAAATCAACACTAAATTTCAAAACCCCACTACTAGCAAAATACTCAAATCCCAATAAATTACTACTTAGAATTCTGCTCTCGTGTCGTTTGAGTTTGCTGATTAGAATCTCTCTTAATATCTCTTGATTGGTATTATCTAGCAAAAACATAGTAACTTCTATCTCGCCATTTATATTTTTGCTACTTGATACAAATATCCTAAACCACCCATACTCGCCACTAACTAACTTAAACCTATAAGAGCGATCAAGCTCTTTTTTGGTATCATATATGCTATTTTCTAGTTTGATTTTGCGTTTGATCTCTAAGCTTAAAGGCTCTATATCATCGCTATGACAAATGGATTTAAGATCTAGATTTTTATCATTATTTTGGATTAGTAAATTTATATTTGAGCTAAGCCCAGTAACGATCCATTCATCAGCATATACAAATTTAAACACGATAGCTGGGTTGTTTTCTATCATTGAAATTTCGCTATTTAGACCTTCAATCTTCTCTTGCGCTTTTGTGGCATCTAGTATAATCATAAAGTATGAATCATTGAAATACAAACTCACAGGCGTGCTAATCACCTCAACAAATTTAATATCGCCATTAGATAATTTATGCTTTTTATATGATGATTTATCATCTATTTGGATATCAAATATACTCATGGTTAAAAGCTCACCCTTAGAGTATCCATAAAAATCCACCGCACATCTGCTAGCATCCATTATACTGCCATCTTTGGCATCTATAAATAATATCTTGATATCACTTTTGTCAAACAATAAACTATAATATTCTATATAATATTTTAAGCTATTTTCAGCACAAACCCACGATGTAAAAAACTCATAAATACTATTATTGATATAGTAAAAATCCAAATTCGAAACAGGAGCAATAATCTCCTTGGCTGCAAGTTTATCTATAAATATTTTGGTATTTGCGATGGGTAAAATAATATTATTTTTGATATACAAAAATATATCTAAAAATAGAGCCAAAAGTACTATAATAAATGTAGAAAAATATAGATACATAATGCTATTTACGCTATCATTAGAGAATATAAAATATAGGCTAAAAATACTCATAGCAATAAATATTACTAATATAGCTATAGCTCGTCTAAGTAGCCCAGAAGCGAGAAAAACTCTGCCTTGTCGCATACACCTAACCTTTGGCATAAGTAAATTTATGTGATATAGGCTCAAATTCTACCTAAATTTTAATAAATTCAAGCTAAATATAAATTTTTAAGAAAGCTTTGGTAGAAATTTGGATAAAATTGCGCCATGAGACTTACTATATCGGCTATTTTTATCTCTATTATCATTAGTGGTTGCTCCTTTAAATCACCGCTTTTAAATCTAAATTCCATCTACGATACCTACACAATTAGCAAAGATGAAAGAGGGATTTACACCATAATCAAAGACAATATAATCCAAAAAAAGATCCAAACCAAAATCCTAGCAACGCCGAATTTGAGTAATTTTCATATCGATGTCGTATCTCAATGGGGCGAAGTGTTATTAATCGGTGAAGTAGCAAATATGGATGATAAAATGAAGCTAATCAACCTAGCCAAAAATACAATGGGAGTAAATCATATTAAGACTTATATAAATTTAAAAACCCCAAATTCATGCCACTTCATAGATGAATTAACCATGCTAACTAAGATCAAAACTGATCTAATCAGCGATCCGCACATAGATAGCACAAATATCAATATACACATTGTTCAATGTGATATCGTATTTAGCGGTGCGGTCGCTACGATAGAACAAGAAAAGCGTGCCCTTTGGTATGCTTTTCACACAGATGGAGTTAGCAATGCTTACTCATTTTTACATATTTTAAAATAATTATAATTTAACATATTTTTAACATAATATTATAATAATACTTCAAATTTTTTATAAAAGGATAGAGGATGAAGGTCTCAAAACCGATCGCTACAACTGCGACCATAGCTACTTTTTTCATTGTTGGCGCTACTGGTGTTTTTATGTTTTTTGATCTTAAAAATTATGGGATCAAAACCATACACGAATATGTCGGTATAGCAATGGTATTAGCGTGTGTGCTACATATATTTGCCAATCTTGCGCCGTTTAAGAAATATTTCAGCGGCAAAAAGCTTGGATTTATCAGTGGTGCTATCGTGCTTTGCGTGATATTTATGCTATTTGCTCCAAATTCAAAATCAGCACAAAAAGAGCTTTATTCTAGCTTTATGGCCGTTAATTTAAATAACGCAATAATAGCTTTTAATAGCGATAAAACTGCAATTGAAAACTATCTAAATAGTAAAAATATTAAATTTGAAGATATAGATCTTAAAGAGTTTATCGCTAAGAATAATTTAAATGAAGCTGAATTTATAAAAATCCTTATAAAACGCTAATCCAAGAGCCTTTTTGGCTCTTTTTTATAAAATGAGCCAATCATAGCTGGTAGCAAAATCAAAGCCCCTAAAAGCATCATAATCATAACCAAATCAGTCAAAATCCCAAAGTATATAGTCGGCCAAAAATTCGATAAACTCATCACACTAAAGCCCAAAAATATCGCAAATGAAGTATAATACATCGCATATCCGATGCTTAAATGAGAGTTTATAATAGAGCGATTTGTAGAGTAAATTCGATTTTCGTTTTTAAATCTATGGATATAGTGGATTATATCATCCACGCCGATCCCAAGGCTGATTGCTGCGATGGTGATACTCATTATATCAAGCGAAATTCCAGCGATTCCCATCACACCAAAGACAAAACAAAGTGGCACTAAATTAGCGATAATTGCGATAATTGATAGTTTAAGACTTCTAAAAATAACCAAAAATACCAAAAATAGAGCCAAAAGCACAAAGATAATCGTATCAGCTTGAGAGCTAAATAGAGCTTGAAGCATATTGTTATAAAGCACCATAACTCCAGCCACTTCTACTTTGAGTGGTTCATCTTTGAGCAGATTTTCTAAATCTGCTTTTAATGATTTTATAAACTCATCTCGCTTTAAATTTGGGTCGCTATCAAGTGTTCTAATACTAAATCTAGCTTCATTATTTTCTATATTTAAATATGGGGTTAAAATCAGCTCTTTATACTCATTTGGTAGATTACTATATATGAGTGAGAGAGCTAGTGGATCAAGTTCTTTACCGCTATTTATACTCTTGCCAACTTCTAATAAGGTTGCTAAGGAGCCGACATTACCGATAAATTCACGCTCTTGTAGGAATTTATCAACCTTTTTTATGATATCAAGCTTATAAGAGTTAAACCAATACTCCGGCGAATTATCGCTAAATTCATCTTCAAACTCACCCAAATCTTCATCGCTATAATCCATCTTTGCTGGAGTAAATTTGATAATCACATCAAGCGGAATCGTCCCACCTAGTTCTGTATCAATGACCTTCATACCTTGATAAATTTCGGTATTTGATTTAAAATACCCTATAAAGCTATTTTCGACTCTTAACTTACTAATACCATAAATCCCAATTATAACTATAATAAAACTGATAAAATATATATTTTTTGGTCTATTAATCGCTATCTTAGCACACCAATGTGTGAATTTGAAATTATTTTCAAAGCTCATTTTTGGCTCTTTTTTCTTAAGTAACACAAGCAAACTGCCAAAGACAAAAAACGCCACCAAAAGCGATATAGAGATACTCACACTCATCATCATTCCAAGCATAATAATAGGCTTAATATCGCTTAAGCAAAGTGATGAAAATCCAATCACAGTGGTAAAAATCGCAAAAAAACAAG is part of the Campylobacter lanienae NCTC 13004 genome and harbors:
- the carA gene encoding glutamine-hydrolyzing carbamoyl-phosphate synthase small subunit, which codes for MKAYIYLENGIYMEAKAFGKGGSAFGELVFNTSLTGYEEIITDPSYAGQFIVFTMPEIGIVGINDDDKESNKIHASGVFMRNFNAKPSNFRSKESIDKFFYEQGKFGVYDIDTRYLTKMLRDSGNLRVYVSTEISDKDELKKALENSARIDEINYVSIVSTKEPYTHLLSRWDHKNQSYGSVKSIGKRVAVIDYGVKRNILNELCSVGLELEVYPHDVKAEVLIDKFNKGQIHGVFLSNGPGEPKMLVNEIAQIKKLIAANIPMFGICLGHQLLSNAYGYETYKLKFGQHGSNHPVQNLDTKSIEITAQNHNYNVPESICEVATITHRNLFDNTIEGVCYNGGRVFSVQHHPEASSGPNESKYIFKKFIEIL
- a CDS encoding DUF507 family protein; the protein is MRIKLPHAPYIARKIANDLFKSGFIKFKSGTEPIVAVAQDILYADINKERALEERVKELLEQNENEIDFMQVDRKSMFWLIKKKLAKDFGVMLAYDDRYSSLSHEILQRLWKENLIDYSVSENRVKNLIYSAIESYLKQYESIEDIVADRLDNYKKKLIPGTDEYDLIFERLYEEELSKRGMI
- a CDS encoding MotE family protein translates to MKLYFTLFLSIFLYANSDEILADREANIAKNLELIDSSRQELEAYRAATTTLFNQREAQILAKEKELNATLQTISQKEENIKNMLDKNEKILSELKSITSDKVLEVYAKMKDAPAATIISELPRDEAAKVLHSLEAKKISSILAKMDPQIAAELTQILKNDELFKDLNSTK
- a CDS encoding flagellar FliJ family protein; its protein translation is MNNKFSQIVKVKEEELNKIEMSLAKSKATFRELSRSMDAINTELNMSQFPKSGSSSKIKSTIEQQKLLRSQKDKIKEKMLLIQKEIVHFEFKYKKAYVELEKVKYMEKEEIQKELKNLKKKESKELDELGNMRRSSMR
- a CDS encoding adenylosuccinate synthase gives rise to the protein MTKADLIVGIQWGDEGKGKIVDMLSQNYDLVCRSGGGHNAGHTIWVNGVKYALHLIPSGILHPNIINIIGNGVVVNPEALIEEMSQFENLQGRFYISDRAHLNLTHHSLIDQAKERLKGDKAIGTTGKGIGPAYADKISRTGHRIGELLNPKELSENLISDLESNRAYLDALGVKIPSKDELYQKLSSFKEALEPYIADTTQILWSAMDENKKILLEGAQGTLLDIDHGTYPYVTSSNTISAGACTGLGLSPKSIGNVIGILKAYTTRVGNGAFPTQDSGKDGDTMCEVGKEYGTTTGRRRRCGWLDAVAVRYASRLNGVDSYALMKLDVLDGFKSVKICKAYKYKGEIIDYMPSNLDEVTPIYEELDGWDSISGIRKYDDLPQNAKIYIKRIEELTGVRVSIISTSPERSDTILR
- a CDS encoding ATP phosphoribosyltransferase regulatory subunit, which translates into the protein MNLSTQKIYEHDIPDGSKLYFGSSAKLKRRIESKAADILEDNGFSEIITPYFSHHQRQSVKAENLIRFSDKQNSEIALRSDSTIDVVRIATKRLKDSNTKRWFYIQPVFKYPNSEIYQIGAEILGDSSVMPCIDIVGQIFKEFGIEAHLQISNIQIPKIICQLLNLPISVFENGRLEVILGLDLPWLNLLANIKSDSDIDSVIAIAPSELKEPLRSMKGLANNYEKRIYAPLYYSKMRYYDKLFFRFLCDNSVLSSGGSYEIDGNISAGFAIFSDAVIENLRSR
- a CDS encoding PAS domain S-box protein yields the protein MRQGRVFLASGLLRRAIAILVIFIAMSIFSLYFIFSNDSVNSIMYLYFSTFIIVLLALFLDIFLYIKNNIILPIANTKIFIDKLAAKEIIAPVSNLDFYYINNSIYEFFTSWVCAENSLKYYIEYYSLLFDKSDIKILFIDAKDGSIMDASRCAVDFYGYSKGELLTMSIFDIQIDDKSSYKKHKLSNGDIKFVEVISTPVSLYFNDSYFMIILDATKAQEKIEGLNSEISMIENNPAIVFKFVYADEWIVTGLSSNINLLIQNNDKNLDLKSICHSDDIEPLSLEIKRKIKLENSIYDTKKELDRSYRFKLVSGEYGWFRIFVSSSKNINGEIEVTMFLLDNTNQEILREILISKLKRHESRILSSNLLGFEYFASSGVLKFSVDFVEYLGYKNSIDMGVGSIEDIYKIVYRDDIDIFIDELDRYIDGSSRLVECNVRLLKKDGKQIYAKIKAKALDTLNDSDEIIGTAIDISDHQRYVVQNALTNAIMSSSINGILICDVNGDILDVNDSFTKITGYSKEDVIGKKPKVLRSDKHDNVFYAKMWSDIKHFGSWSGKIYNKNRAGEVYLEHLVITAIKDEHDIIQRYIASFYKIME
- a CDS encoding BON domain-containing protein, which translates into the protein MRLTISAIFISIIISGCSFKSPLLNLNSIYDTYTISKDERGIYTIIKDNIIQKKIQTKILATPNLSNFHIDVVSQWGEVLLIGEVANMDDKMKLINLAKNTMGVNHIKTYINLKTPNSCHFIDELTMLTKIKTDLISDPHIDSTNINIHIVQCDIVFSGAVATIEQEKRALWYAFHTDGVSNAYSFLHILK
- a CDS encoding DUF4405 domain-containing protein, with protein sequence MKVSKPIATTATIATFFIVGATGVFMFFDLKNYGIKTIHEYVGIAMVLACVLHIFANLAPFKKYFSGKKLGFISGAIVLCVIFMLFAPNSKSAQKELYSSFMAVNLNNAIIAFNSDKTAIENYLNSKNIKFEDIDLKEFIAKNNLNEAEFIKILIKR
- a CDS encoding efflux RND transporter permease subunit; the protein is MKKIFKFIVLFPKLTLALSLAISIIIGIFSYKLEIDASTQTLLLENDKDLAIYREITKRYESKNFLIIAYRPNSNLLSQSSLDKIAAISKDLENLPIVDSVFSILKAPLLTNNPNLTISELIENVPNLSKPNIDLNAAQKELTTSPLYKNSLVSADFKTTSIVVNLKNDEIYANFLNQRDALKAENSPKAKEELAKLEIEFKKYRDSIRIFEHESIVKIREIIERHKGYERIFLGGINMIADDMISFVKNDLVIYGSSVLFLLGLCLWLFFKQMRFVVLPIIVCFLSVILASGLFGLLGYEITVISSNYIALQLIITISVVIHLIVAYRELYLKHRDYTNIQLVYLTLRSKFKPCFFAIFTTVIGFSSLCLSDIKPIIMLGMMMSVSISISLLVAFFVFGSLLVLLKKKEPKMSFENNFKFTHWCAKIAINRPKNIYFISFIIVIIGIYGISKLRVENSFIGYFKSNTEIYQGMKVIDTELGGTIPLDVIIKFTPAKMDYSDEDLGEFEDEFSDNSPEYWFNSYKLDIIKKVDKFLQEREFIGNVGSLATLLEVGKSINSGKELDPLALSLIYSNLPNEYKELILTPYLNIENNEARFSIRTLDSDPNLKRDEFIKSLKADLENLLKDEPLKVEVAGVMVLYNNMLQALFSSQADTIIFVLLALFLVFLVIFRSLKLSIIAIIANLVPLCFVFGVMGIAGISLDIMSITIAAISLGIGVDDIIHYIHRFKNENRIYSTNRSIINSHLSIGYAMYYTSFAIFLGFSVMSLSNFWPTIYFGILTDLVMIMMLLGALILLPAMIGSFYKKEPKRLLD